A genomic stretch from Halobellus sp. LT62 includes:
- a CDS encoding HIT family protein, with product MEQVFAPWRIEWVERDPEEKNIDGCPFCVLPERDADRESRIVARSEHAFVILNNYPYNPGHVMIIPYRHTGEWGDLPSEELLDHARLKVAAIDALDAALNPDGVNAGENIGGSAAGGSIDAHVHTHLVPRWGGDTNFMPVIGDTKVIVEALDDTYDRLHEAFASLPAATDEVESEHDIETDGPTRAVRLDFDD from the coding sequence ATGGAGCAGGTCTTCGCCCCGTGGCGGATCGAGTGGGTCGAGCGCGACCCCGAGGAGAAGAACATCGACGGCTGCCCGTTCTGCGTGCTGCCCGAGCGCGATGCGGATAGGGAAAGCCGGATCGTCGCACGCAGCGAGCACGCGTTCGTCATCCTGAACAATTACCCGTACAACCCGGGGCACGTGATGATCATCCCATATCGCCACACGGGCGAGTGGGGCGATCTCCCGAGCGAGGAACTCCTCGATCACGCGCGGCTGAAAGTCGCCGCGATCGACGCCCTCGACGCGGCGCTGAACCCCGACGGCGTGAACGCGGGCGAGAACATCGGCGGCAGCGCCGCGGGCGGGTCGATCGACGCGCACGTCCACACGCATCTGGTTCCCCGATGGGGCGGCGATACGAACTTTATGCCCGTGATCGGAGACACGAAAGTCATCGTCGAGGCCCTCGACGACACCTACGACCGCCTGCACGAGGCCTTCGCGTCGCTTCCGGCGGCGACCGACGAAGTCGAGAGTGAGCACGATATCGAGACCGACGGCCCGACGCGCGCCGTCAGACTCGATTTCGACGACTGA
- the map gene encoding type II methionyl aminopeptidase encodes MSDGPLDDETLEKYREAGSVLREVLDEAAEKVEPGVTQLEVADFAESRIRELADGCAFPANISVDEEASHASPGRDDDTEFGEEMVCLDCGVHVDGYIADAAVTVDLSGNPELVEAAEEALDAALDAVGPGVQSGTVGAEIEDVIRGYGYTPVLNLSGHGVSQWDAHTGPTIPNRGTERGVELEVGDVVAIEPFATTGRGKVTEGSKEEIYSLERDRSVRDRSARNVLEQVKEEYKTLPFAARWLDDPRAEMAVKRLKQQGILHGYPVLKEDDGELVSQAEHTVVVTEDGCEILTA; translated from the coding sequence ATGAGCGACGGACCCCTCGACGACGAAACGCTGGAGAAGTACCGAGAGGCCGGGTCGGTGCTCCGAGAGGTGCTCGACGAGGCCGCCGAGAAGGTCGAACCCGGCGTCACGCAGTTGGAAGTGGCCGATTTCGCCGAGTCTCGAATCCGCGAACTCGCCGACGGCTGCGCGTTCCCCGCGAACATCAGCGTCGACGAGGAGGCCTCGCACGCCTCCCCCGGACGCGACGACGACACCGAGTTCGGCGAGGAGATGGTCTGTTTGGACTGCGGCGTCCACGTCGATGGCTACATCGCCGACGCCGCGGTAACGGTCGATCTCTCTGGCAATCCGGAACTCGTCGAAGCCGCAGAAGAGGCGCTCGACGCCGCGCTCGACGCGGTGGGGCCGGGCGTCCAGAGCGGAACAGTCGGCGCTGAGATCGAGGACGTGATCCGCGGCTACGGCTACACGCCCGTCCTGAACCTCTCAGGTCACGGCGTTTCGCAGTGGGACGCTCACACCGGGCCGACGATCCCCAACCGCGGCACCGAGCGGGGCGTCGAACTCGAAGTCGGCGACGTCGTCGCCATCGAGCCGTTCGCGACGACCGGCCGGGGGAAAGTGACCGAGGGCTCGAAAGAGGAGATCTACAGTCTCGAACGCGACCGCTCGGTCAGAGATCGGTCAGCACGGAACGTCCTCGAACAGGTGAAAGAGGAGTACAAGACGCTGCCGTTCGCGGCCCGCTGGCTCGACGACCCACGCGCGGAAATGGCCGTCAAGCGGCTGAAACAGCAGGGAATTCTCCACGGCTATCCGGTGTTAAAGGAAGACGACGGCGAGCTCGTCAGCCAAGCGGAGCACACCGTCGTCGTGACCGAGGACGGCTGTGAGATCCTGACAGCGTGA
- a CDS encoding alpha/beta hydrolase, whose amino-acid sequence MSRSDPHGDQPIRTAGASPEDADAAVVLVHGRGARADGMLQLAREFGREGVHYVAPQAQRGTWYPNRFVAPIEQNQPHLDSALAHVGRAVEEAQSGGLPTEKVLLVGFSQGACLASEFVAREPKRYGGLVLLSGGLIGEEGTEFDHQGDVDGMPFFVGVSDDDPHIPMSRAEETVEVFERLNADVRFDRYTGRGHGIFEEEIEYLEELLAALVADD is encoded by the coding sequence ATGAGCCGATCTGACCCGCACGGCGACCAGCCGATCAGAACCGCGGGCGCGTCGCCGGAGGACGCCGACGCGGCCGTCGTCCTCGTTCACGGGCGCGGCGCTCGCGCGGACGGAATGCTCCAGCTCGCTCGCGAGTTCGGGCGCGAGGGCGTCCACTACGTCGCACCACAGGCACAGCGCGGCACGTGGTATCCCAACCGCTTCGTCGCGCCGATCGAGCAGAACCAGCCCCATCTCGACTCGGCACTCGCGCACGTCGGCCGCGCGGTCGAGGAGGCGCAGTCCGGCGGTCTTCCGACCGAAAAGGTGCTCCTCGTCGGCTTCTCGCAGGGCGCGTGTCTCGCCAGCGAGTTCGTCGCGCGAGAGCCGAAGCGCTACGGCGGCCTCGTGCTCCTCTCGGGTGGGCTGATCGGCGAGGAGGGAACCGAGTTCGACCACCAAGGCGATGTCGACGGGATGCCCTTCTTCGTCGGCGTCAGCGACGACGACCCACACATCCCGATGTCGCGCGCCGAGGAGACCGTGGAGGTCTTCGAGCGCCTGAACGCCGACGTGCGCTTCGACCGCTACACGGGACGCGGCCACGGCATCTTCGAGGAGGAGATCGAGTATCTGGAAGAACTGCTCGCGGCGCTCGTCGCCGACGACTGA
- a CDS encoding ring-cleaving dioxygenase: MRTDGIHHISAVADDAKENRRFYTEVLGLRLVKQTVNFDDTTTYHLYYGDETGSPGTALTFFPFEGTRAGRPGRGQAVATAFEVPEGSLDYWADRLRESDATVHERRTRFGAAVLPFEDHDGQPLELVATDDDSPIEPWTGGPVPEEYGIRGFFGVTLHSAEPDATANVLDVLGFRRVGSEAERDDGAERVRYAAAGDHATVVDVLHRGPPRGRPGVGTIHHVAFRASDEEEQLEWRDRLSDAGQFVTPQKDRQYFRSIYFREPGGILFEIATDGPGFDVDESVAELGSELKLPSWLEEERERIESALPSLDDTVDRGGSVGNASSESGENETDKTTADGGTTE; this comes from the coding sequence ATGAGAACAGACGGAATCCACCACATCTCGGCCGTCGCCGACGACGCAAAGGAGAACCGCCGGTTCTACACCGAGGTTCTCGGCCTGCGCCTCGTCAAGCAGACGGTCAACTTCGACGATACGACGACGTACCACCTGTACTACGGTGACGAGACCGGTTCGCCCGGAACGGCGCTCACGTTCTTCCCCTTCGAGGGCACGCGAGCGGGGCGACCCGGGCGCGGACAGGCGGTCGCGACAGCCTTCGAAGTCCCGGAAGGGAGCCTCGACTACTGGGCCGACAGACTCCGCGAGTCGGACGCGACAGTCCACGAGCGGCGGACACGCTTCGGCGCGGCCGTGCTCCCGTTCGAGGACCACGACGGACAGCCGCTCGAACTCGTCGCAACCGACGACGACTCGCCGATCGAGCCGTGGACCGGCGGCCCCGTTCCCGAGGAGTACGGCATCCGCGGCTTCTTCGGGGTCACGCTTCACTCCGCAGAGCCCGACGCGACGGCGAACGTGCTCGACGTGCTCGGCTTCCGGCGTGTCGGCTCGGAGGCCGAGCGCGACGACGGCGCAGAGCGCGTGCGATACGCCGCGGCGGGCGATCACGCCACCGTCGTCGACGTGCTCCACCGCGGGCCGCCGCGCGGTCGTCCCGGCGTCGGGACCATTCACCACGTCGCGTTCCGCGCGAGCGACGAAGAAGAGCAGTTGGAATGGCGCGACCGCCTCTCGGATGCGGGACAGTTCGTGACGCCGCAGAAGGACCGGCAGTACTTCCGGTCGATCTACTTCCGCGAGCCCGGCGGGATCCTCTTCGAGATCGCGACCGACGGCCCCGGATTCGACGTCGACGAGTCGGTCGCAGAACTCGGATCGGAGCTCAAACTCCCGTCGTGGCTAGAAGAGGAGCGCGAGCGGATCGAGTCGGCGCTGCCGTCGCTGGACGACACCGTCGACCGCGGCGGGTCCGTCGGCAACGCGAGCAGCGAGTCGGGAGAAAATGAAACTGACAAGACGACTGCCGACGGAGGGACGACCGAATGA
- a CDS encoding winged helix-turn-helix transcriptional regulator yields the protein MYLPGPTCHQVTSVSPNSDDKYDEEACSVIDSLEQIGSQWRLIVLHDLQDGEKRFNELKRSTDASSRTLSRVLDDLQELGFVNRRLEEDAPVATYYSLTPKGRSLCPVFDEIESWADEWLHATPTGEDPAAVAADGGSSDSDAETDAEPAE from the coding sequence ATGTACCTTCCCGGACCAACGTGTCACCAAGTGACGTCCGTGTCCCCAAACTCTGACGACAAATACGACGAGGAAGCGTGCTCGGTGATCGACTCGCTCGAACAGATCGGCTCGCAGTGGCGACTCATCGTCCTGCACGACCTCCAAGACGGGGAGAAGCGCTTCAACGAACTCAAGCGCTCGACGGACGCCAGCTCGCGGACGCTCTCGCGCGTCCTCGACGACCTCCAAGAGCTCGGGTTCGTCAACCGCCGACTGGAGGAGGACGCCCCGGTGGCGACGTACTACTCGCTGACGCCGAAGGGGCGCTCGCTCTGCCCGGTGTTCGACGAGATCGAGTCGTGGGCCGACGAGTGGCTGCACGCGACGCCGACGGGCGAGGACCCCGCAGCGGTCGCGGCCGACGGTGGGTCGTCGGATTCGGACGCGGAGACCGACGCCGAACCGGCCGAGTAG
- a CDS encoding DsbA family oxidoreductase, translated as MTDATNETTESETDRITIYSDYVCPFCYLGRESLSTYQAERDEDLEIDWRPFDLRSGKRNADGTIDHGADDGKDDAYYEQAKANVKKLREKYGADEMDVELATDVDSLPAQLVSVAIRERYDYETWLGFDEGVFAALWHDGRDIGEEEVLVDIAENAGVDADVVRNALADDDRRAALREQFREAQQRRITGVPTFVYDDHAARGAVPPEQLERLVEGV; from the coding sequence ATGACCGACGCCACGAACGAGACGACGGAGTCGGAGACCGACCGAATCACGATCTACTCGGATTACGTCTGCCCGTTCTGCTACCTCGGGCGGGAGTCGCTCTCGACGTATCAGGCCGAGCGCGACGAAGACCTAGAAATCGACTGGCGGCCCTTCGACCTCCGCTCGGGGAAGCGAAACGCGGACGGCACGATCGATCACGGCGCCGACGACGGCAAGGACGACGCGTATTACGAGCAAGCCAAAGCGAACGTGAAGAAACTCCGAGAGAAGTACGGAGCCGACGAGATGGACGTCGAACTCGCCACCGACGTCGATTCCCTGCCCGCACAGCTCGTCTCGGTGGCGATCCGCGAGCGGTACGACTACGAGACGTGGCTCGGTTTCGACGAGGGCGTGTTCGCGGCGCTCTGGCACGACGGGCGCGACATCGGCGAGGAGGAGGTCCTCGTCGACATCGCGGAGAACGCGGGTGTCGACGCTGACGTCGTCCGCAACGCCTTAGCTGACGACGACCGCCGTGCGGCGCTACGCGAACAGTTCCGCGAGGCGCAACAGCGAAGAATCACCGGCGTTCCCACGTTCGTCTACGACGACCACGCCGCGCGCGGTGCCGTCCCGCCCGAACAGCTCGAACGGCTCGTCGAGGGCGTCTGA
- the icd gene encoding isocitrate dehydrogenase (NADP(+)): protein MSYDQIEVPDSGEKITLADEETGELNVPDTPIIPIIHGDGIGTDVGPAAQKVLDAAAEATGRSVSWMRMYAGASAREKYGENLPDDTVNAIREHRVAIKGPLTTPVGAGYRSLNVALRQKLDLYANVRPTYHIDGVPSPVKNPEEMDMITFRENTEDVYAGIEWEAGTDEVQQVKEFVEDEMGQDDVMHDGPIGIGIKPITEFGTKRLVREAIDYALENDRDSVTLVHKGNIMKFTEGAFRDWGYEVAEEEYDDSVITEDELWDDYDGEAPDDVLVVKDRIADNMLQQLLTRTSEYGVIATMNLNGDYMSDAAGAQIGGLGIAPGANFGEGLCLAEPVHGSAPKYAGEDKVNPTAMILSGREMFEYIGWKDAGQLIRDAVEKTISEGNVTYDLHRQIEGGTKLATSEFADAVVENIEELS, encoded by the coding sequence ATGAGCTACGACCAGATCGAAGTCCCCGATTCCGGGGAGAAGATCACGCTCGCCGACGAGGAAACCGGAGAGTTGAACGTTCCGGACACCCCGATCATCCCGATCATCCACGGCGACGGGATCGGTACCGACGTCGGTCCGGCGGCGCAGAAAGTCCTCGACGCCGCCGCGGAGGCGACGGGCCGGTCTGTCTCGTGGATGCGTATGTACGCCGGCGCGTCCGCCCGCGAGAAGTACGGTGAGAACCTCCCTGACGACACCGTGAACGCGATCCGCGAGCACCGTGTCGCGATCAAGGGCCCGCTCACGACGCCCGTCGGCGCGGGCTACCGCTCGCTGAACGTCGCGCTCCGCCAGAAACTCGACCTCTACGCGAACGTCCGCCCGACCTACCACATCGACGGCGTCCCCTCGCCGGTCAAGAACCCCGAGGAGATGGATATGATCACCTTCCGGGAGAACACCGAGGACGTCTACGCGGGCATCGAGTGGGAGGCCGGCACCGACGAGGTCCAGCAGGTCAAAGAGTTCGTCGAAGACGAGATGGGTCAAGACGACGTGATGCACGACGGCCCTATCGGCATCGGCATCAAGCCCATCACCGAATTCGGCACGAAACGCCTCGTCCGCGAGGCCATCGACTACGCGCTCGAAAACGACCGCGATTCGGTCACGCTCGTCCACAAGGGCAACATTATGAAGTTCACTGAGGGCGCGTTCCGCGACTGGGGCTACGAGGTCGCAGAAGAGGAGTACGACGACTCGGTCATCACCGAGGACGAGCTCTGGGACGACTACGACGGCGAGGCCCCCGACGACGTGCTGGTCGTCAAAGACCGCATCGCCGACAACATGCTCCAGCAGCTGCTCACCCGGACCAGCGAGTACGGCGTCATCGCGACGATGAACCTCAACGGCGACTATATGTCCGACGCCGCCGGCGCGCAGATCGGCGGGCTCGGCATCGCGCCGGGCGCGAACTTCGGTGAGGGCCTCTGTCTGGCCGAACCGGTCCACGGCTCCGCGCCCAAGTACGCCGGCGAGGACAAGGTCAACCCGACCGCGATGATCCTCTCGGGTCGAGAGATGTTCGAGTACATAGGCTGGAAGGACGCCGGACAGCTCATTCGCGACGCCGTCGAGAAGACGATCTCGGAGGGCAACGTCACCTACGACCTCCACCGACAGATCGAGGGCGGCACGAAACTGGCGACGTCGGAGTTCGCCGACGCCGTCGTCGAGAACATCGAAGAGCTGTCCTAG
- a CDS encoding thiamine-binding protein: protein MTVFGMLRVTPVTEEDVTEEIAAAIDALEEYDVSYETNPMSTVVEADDVDELLAAVGAAHRAVPGDRVSTLLQIDDYRTDELEACEKVSAVESALGREATSERE from the coding sequence ATGACCGTCTTTGGAATGCTGCGAGTTACGCCCGTCACGGAGGAGGACGTCACCGAAGAGATCGCGGCTGCCATCGATGCGTTGGAGGAGTACGACGTCTCGTACGAGACGAATCCGATGTCGACGGTCGTGGAGGCCGACGACGTCGACGAACTCCTCGCGGCCGTCGGAGCGGCCCATCGGGCGGTTCCCGGCGATCGCGTGAGCACGTTGCTGCAGATCGACGACTACCGGACCGACGAGCTCGAGGCCTGCGAGAAGGTATCGGCAGTCGAGTCGGCGCTCGGCCGAGAGGCGACGAGCGAACGCGAGTAA
- a CDS encoding thiamine ABC transporter substrate-binding protein: MMKRRTYLATAVGGALGLAGCTGSDSPGETSSAASTGTATSTATEPSGTLTVATYGSFVDAPSSSPGPWLKEEFERRYPNATLEWVTPESGINHYIQRFNADAALEADAYVGLKVPELVRVDQQTDGELFERPDLDALSNWEHVTSRQFDERNRLLPVFTGYCSFVYDGTDVSEPSTLRALTTDTYEDNVLVQNPTSDNTGLYFLLWTIKEFGPDGYRDYWRELLANGVSVLDSWGSVYQAFSEDEVDVITSYSNDRVYAERSDQNLEKHRVAFPNDNGYTNLSGMGTFAPSDQDRLAEAFLDFMLSPEAQGKLAELNVSFPVTDHASVPSVFEEHAKEPPNPQMYSYEALADNLDEWLRGWERTIAES, from the coding sequence ATGATGAAACGGAGAACGTATCTCGCGACAGCCGTCGGCGGCGCGCTCGGTCTCGCCGGCTGCACCGGATCGGACAGTCCCGGCGAAACGTCGTCAGCGGCGTCGACGGGGACAGCAACGTCGACAGCGACCGAGCCGTCCGGAACGCTCACCGTGGCCACCTACGGCTCGTTCGTAGACGCGCCGTCGAGCAGTCCGGGGCCGTGGCTCAAAGAGGAGTTCGAGAGGCGGTATCCCAACGCGACGCTCGAATGGGTGACCCCGGAGAGTGGAATCAATCACTACATCCAGCGATTCAACGCCGACGCGGCGCTGGAGGCCGACGCCTACGTGGGACTGAAAGTACCGGAGTTGGTTCGGGTCGACCAGCAGACCGACGGGGAGCTCTTCGAGCGGCCGGATCTCGACGCCCTCTCGAACTGGGAGCACGTCACGTCGAGACAGTTCGACGAGCGAAACCGACTCCTCCCGGTGTTCACGGGCTACTGCAGTTTCGTCTACGACGGGACCGACGTCTCGGAGCCGTCGACGCTCCGCGCGCTGACGACGGATACCTACGAGGACAACGTGTTGGTTCAAAACCCCACGTCCGACAACACGGGGCTGTACTTCCTGCTGTGGACGATCAAGGAGTTCGGACCCGACGGCTATCGCGACTACTGGCGAGAGCTACTCGCGAACGGCGTATCAGTGCTGGACTCGTGGGGAAGCGTCTATCAGGCGTTCAGCGAGGACGAAGTCGACGTCATCACGTCCTACTCGAACGATCGGGTGTACGCCGAGCGGAGCGATCAGAACCTCGAAAAACATCGCGTCGCGTTCCCGAACGATAACGGCTACACGAACCTGAGCGGGATGGGGACGTTCGCGCCGTCCGACCAAGACCGACTCGCCGAGGCGTTTCTCGACTTCATGCTGAGTCCCGAAGCCCAAGGCAAGCTCGCGGAGCTCAACGTGTCGTTTCCGGTAACGGATCACGCGTCAGTCCCGTCGGTCTTCGAAGAGCACGCGAAGGAACCGCCGAATCCACAGATGTACTCCTACGAAGCGCTCGCCGACAACCTCGATGAGTGGCTGCGTGGCTGGGAGCGAACGATCGCCGAGTCCTGA
- a CDS encoding DUF5817 domain-containing protein — protein MYAVVGCTDCENLWLLKDARAAETATCPRCGRTHQTKKLRRFVEEESRDAARQARSALLAKQGGNSEAFAETAHVAELEREIDERGAAVDDDEYLTGSGLDADAVEAAGERAEAGTSTGSGSQIDVVRGALRELDAPTEDEVTEYAAERGVSAEKARDLLTKLARRGEVTESGGVYRPL, from the coding sequence ATGTACGCCGTCGTCGGCTGCACCGACTGCGAAAACCTGTGGCTCCTGAAGGACGCCCGCGCCGCGGAGACCGCGACCTGTCCGCGTTGCGGGCGGACGCACCAGACGAAGAAGCTCCGGCGCTTCGTCGAGGAGGAGAGCCGAGATGCCGCTCGACAGGCCCGCTCGGCGCTGCTCGCGAAGCAGGGCGGCAACAGCGAGGCGTTCGCGGAGACGGCCCACGTCGCGGAGCTGGAGCGCGAGATCGACGAACGGGGGGCCGCCGTCGACGACGACGAGTACCTGACGGGGTCAGGCCTCGACGCCGACGCGGTCGAAGCCGCGGGCGAGCGGGCCGAGGCGGGAACGAGCACCGGGTCGGGAAGTCAGATCGACGTCGTCCGCGGCGCGCTGCGGGAACTTGACGCGCCGACCGAGGACGAGGTCACCGAGTACGCGGCCGAACGCGGCGTCTCGGCCGAAAAGGCGCGGGATCTCCTCACCAAACTCGCTCGGCGCGGCGAGGTGACCGAATCCGGCGGCGTCTACCGCCCGCTTTGA
- the hmgA gene encoding hydroxymethylglutaryl-CoA reductase (NADPH), translating into MTDAADLAARVREGDLRLHELDDHADADTAAEARRLFVERETGATLDAVGDYGFPAERAESNIENMLGTVQVPVGVAGPVDVNGGAASGTTYLPLATTEGALLASVNRGCSVLSSAGGANARVLKSGMTRAPVFRVADVVEAEALVSWVRDNVAELIEAAESTTSHGELLDVTPYVVGNSVYLRFRYDTKDAMGMNMATIATEAACDVVESETGADLVALSGNLCTDKKPAAINAVEGRGRSVTADVTIPREIVEERLHTTPEAIAELNTRKNLVGSAKAGSLGFNAHVANVVAAMFLATGQDEAQVVEGANAITTAEARDGVSESPDSEARRTSSGGDLYLSVSLASLEVGTVGGGTKLPTQAEGLDVLGVRGGGDPAGSNADALAEYIAVGTLAGELSLLSALASRHLSSAHAELGR; encoded by the coding sequence ATGACAGACGCCGCCGACCTCGCCGCACGCGTCCGCGAGGGCGACCTCCGGCTTCACGAACTGGACGACCACGCCGACGCCGACACCGCCGCCGAGGCCCGTCGGCTGTTCGTCGAGCGCGAGACCGGCGCGACGCTCGACGCCGTCGGCGACTACGGCTTCCCGGCCGAGCGCGCGGAATCGAACATCGAGAACATGCTCGGGACGGTCCAAGTCCCGGTCGGCGTCGCCGGTCCGGTCGACGTGAACGGCGGAGCCGCGTCCGGGACGACGTACCTCCCGCTGGCGACGACCGAGGGCGCGCTGCTCGCGAGCGTCAACCGCGGTTGCTCGGTCCTCTCGTCGGCGGGTGGCGCGAACGCTCGCGTGCTCAAGTCGGGGATGACTCGCGCGCCGGTGTTCCGCGTCGCCGACGTCGTCGAGGCGGAGGCGCTGGTCTCGTGGGTCCGCGACAACGTCGCCGAACTGATCGAGGCGGCGGAGTCGACGACGAGCCACGGCGAACTCTTAGATGTGACGCCGTACGTCGTCGGCAACTCCGTCTATCTCAGATTCCGCTACGACACGAAGGACGCGATGGGGATGAATATGGCCACCATTGCCACCGAGGCTGCCTGCGACGTCGTCGAGAGCGAGACCGGCGCGGACCTCGTCGCGCTGTCGGGGAACCTCTGTACAGATAAAAAGCCCGCCGCGATCAACGCCGTCGAGGGTCGCGGTCGCTCGGTCACCGCGGACGTGACGATTCCCCGCGAGATCGTCGAAGAGCGCCTGCACACGACGCCGGAGGCGATCGCGGAGTTGAACACCAGAAAGAACCTCGTCGGGTCGGCGAAGGCGGGCAGTCTCGGGTTCAACGCCCACGTCGCCAACGTCGTCGCCGCGATGTTCCTCGCGACCGGGCAGGACGAGGCGCAGGTCGTCGAAGGCGCGAACGCGATCACCACGGCGGAGGCGCGCGACGGCGTCTCCGAGTCGCCCGACTCGGAGGCTCGCCGGACGTCGTCCGGCGGCGACCTCTATCTCTCGGTGTCGCTGGCGTCGCTCGAAGTCGGCACCGTCGGCGGCGGGACGAAGCTCCCCACCCAAGCCGAGGGCCTCGACGTGCTGGGCGTCCGCGGCGGCGGCGACCCCGCCGGCTCGAACGCCGACGCGCTGGCGGAATACATCGCCGTCGGCACGCTGGCGGGAGAGCTGTCGCTACTGTCGGCGCTCGCCTCGCGGCACCTCTCCAGCGCGCACGCCGAGCTCGGTCGCTGA
- the pyrF gene encoding orotidine-5'-phosphate decarboxylase — protein MTAPFFQRLGDRIERVDSVVSVGLDADRSRLPEHLLDKDLPQWAFNRRIIDATHEHAACYKPNAAFYEDAEGWRALRETIAYAEGKDVPVLLDAKRADIGNTTRQYAKLLDDVDAITVNPYMGRDSLQPFLDREDKGVFVLCRTSNPGGADLQDLELESGEPLYERVAALADLWNEHGNVGLVVGATAPEELESIREQVPDLPFLVPGIGAQGGDAEAAVEYGLTDGIGLVNSSRGIIFAGEDQGEAFAKAAGDAARRLKRQLNQYRD, from the coding sequence ATGACCGCGCCGTTCTTCCAGCGACTCGGCGACCGGATCGAACGGGTCGACAGCGTCGTCTCCGTCGGTCTCGACGCCGATCGCTCGCGACTCCCCGAGCACCTGCTAGACAAAGATCTCCCGCAGTGGGCGTTCAACCGCCGAATAATCGACGCGACCCACGAGCACGCCGCCTGCTACAAGCCGAACGCGGCGTTCTACGAGGACGCCGAGGGCTGGCGGGCGCTTCGAGAGACGATCGCTTACGCCGAGGGCAAGGACGTCCCCGTCCTCCTCGACGCCAAGCGCGCCGACATCGGCAACACGACGCGACAGTACGCGAAACTGCTCGACGACGTCGACGCGATCACCGTGAACCCGTATATGGGCCGGGACTCCCTGCAGCCGTTTCTGGATCGCGAAGACAAGGGCGTCTTCGTCCTCTGTCGGACCTCGAATCCCGGCGGCGCGGACCTGCAGGACTTGGAGCTGGAAAGCGGTGAACCCCTCTACGAGCGCGTCGCCGCGCTCGCGGACCTGTGGAACGAACACGGGAACGTCGGTCTCGTCGTCGGCGCGACCGCGCCCGAGGAGTTGGAATCGATCCGCGAACAGGTCCCGGACCTCCCGTTCTTGGTTCCGGGCATCGGCGCGCAGGGCGGTGATGCTGAGGCCGCTGTCGAGTACGGCCTCACCGATGGCATCGGCCTCGTCAACTCCTCGCGCGGGATCATCTTCGCCGGCGAGGACCAAGGAGAGGCGTTCGCGAAGGCCGCTGGGGACGCCGCGCGTCGGCTCAAGCGGCAGTTGAACCAGTACCGTGACTAA
- a CDS encoding zinc finger HIT domain-containing protein has product MSVTGLCQICERREAEYACHRCGAAVCSLHFETDQGVCVNCAGSDGADDIFVEGESDVPQFR; this is encoded by the coding sequence ATGAGCGTCACGGGGCTCTGCCAGATCTGTGAGCGTCGGGAGGCCGAGTACGCCTGCCACCGCTGCGGCGCGGCCGTCTGCTCGCTCCACTTCGAGACGGACCAAGGCGTGTGCGTCAACTGCGCGGGATCTGACGGTGCCGACGACATCTTTGTCGAAGGCGAGAGCGACGTTCCGCAGTTCCGGTAG
- a CDS encoding glutaredoxin family protein, whose translation MSITLYALDGCPYCIAVHDALQEHDIDYETVWVDGLHSERDEVKRVSGQRAVPVLVDDARGVTMNESENILTYVERTLAGQ comes from the coding sequence ATGAGCATCACGCTGTACGCGCTCGACGGCTGTCCGTACTGCATTGCGGTCCACGACGCGCTGCAGGAACACGATATCGACTACGAGACCGTCTGGGTCGACGGCCTGCACTCCGAGCGCGACGAGGTCAAGCGCGTCAGCGGCCAGCGCGCCGTCCCCGTTCTCGTCGACGACGCGCGCGGCGTCACGATGAACGAGAGCGAGAACATCCTGACGTACGTCGAACGCACGCTCGCCGGCCAATGA